A single window of Achromobacter xylosoxidans DNA harbors:
- a CDS encoding TonB-dependent receptor, with product MTLSLPFRHTALTAALCALTLPAVAQSQSVSELAPITVTASKQEQALRDINGAAIVVPAETLHAAQVDNTLQLSRVLPGVQMSGSGSFLFPVISVRGITSAQDFYNPALTVYVDGVPQLPTFASQLLTDVDRVELLKGPQGTLYGKSAMGGVLNIVSRQPDDTPYFRATAGVASRDGYLFKASGGGPLVDNLLYGSVAAAVNDAPGRLDSPVTGASHIGGTSANAGTARLRLAPAGSPWEMGLAVSGECTRGSQDVYVPFDAPGSGQAAISPDMPATLADPYQKRCSASQALTGRYDLDGWRLDAVAAWQRLHYDRHFSLGSTYTSQPERWRQQVQELRLSTTGTRAVDGVLGLYRQRVTQSRSALSQMQMPGMQLDAFSAGSRNTSESTAFYGDATWHATRALDLSAGLRYSRDKASTRYDGSTLNGTTYGQAPFGGAGTASGNTVLGKLSAGYRLSPEWRAYVNAAQAYKPGGYNLAPSNPADARPFGKERGVSYEAGARFDGDALRAGAALYRTDIRDAQLYVSDQIGYQHIENVGNTRSTGVEFDLSWDVTSQWTLGLDGFLNHTTFRSFNSSAVCPGCDGNRVPFSPGYGLNASARGHFDPGVGRLSPALIVRRVGAQFFDIGNSLRQDAYTLVDLSLAWRIRPQVEATLYVNNLTDRRYRTYAFGGGARGSYAQVDPGRTVGLNVAFEY from the coding sequence ATGACACTTTCGCTCCCTTTCCGCCACACCGCGCTGACGGCCGCGCTCTGCGCACTGACACTTCCCGCCGTCGCGCAGTCCCAATCCGTCAGCGAGCTCGCTCCCATCACCGTCACCGCCAGCAAACAGGAACAAGCGCTGCGGGATATCAACGGCGCCGCCATCGTGGTGCCGGCCGAAACCCTGCACGCCGCGCAGGTGGACAACACCCTGCAGTTGTCGCGCGTGCTGCCGGGCGTGCAGATGTCGGGCAGCGGATCGTTCCTGTTCCCCGTCATTTCCGTGCGCGGCATTACCTCGGCGCAGGATTTCTACAACCCCGCGCTTACGGTTTATGTGGACGGCGTGCCGCAATTGCCCACGTTCGCCTCCCAATTGCTGACCGATGTCGATCGCGTGGAACTGCTCAAAGGCCCGCAGGGCACGCTGTACGGCAAAAGCGCCATGGGCGGCGTGCTCAATATCGTGTCGCGACAGCCGGACGACACGCCTTATTTCCGCGCGACCGCGGGTGTCGCCAGCCGCGATGGCTACCTGTTCAAGGCCAGCGGCGGCGGGCCGCTGGTCGACAACCTGCTGTATGGCTCGGTGGCCGCCGCGGTCAACGACGCCCCCGGCCGGCTCGACAGCCCGGTCACCGGCGCCAGCCATATCGGCGGCACCTCGGCCAACGCGGGAACGGCGCGCCTGCGGCTGGCGCCAGCCGGCAGCCCCTGGGAAATGGGACTGGCCGTCAGCGGCGAATGCACCCGCGGCAGCCAGGATGTCTACGTGCCCTTCGATGCCCCTGGCAGCGGACAAGCGGCGATTTCCCCGGACATGCCCGCAACGCTGGCCGATCCCTACCAGAAGCGCTGCAGCGCAAGCCAGGCACTGACGGGCCGCTACGATCTCGATGGCTGGCGGCTCGATGCGGTGGCCGCCTGGCAACGCCTGCACTACGACCGCCACTTCTCGCTCGGCTCGACCTATACCAGCCAACCCGAGCGCTGGCGCCAGCAGGTGCAGGAGCTGCGCCTGTCCACCACCGGCACGCGTGCGGTCGACGGCGTCCTGGGCCTGTACCGCCAGCGGGTCACGCAGTCGCGTTCCGCGCTCAGCCAGATGCAGATGCCCGGGATGCAGCTCGACGCGTTCTCGGCCGGTTCCCGCAACACCAGCGAGTCAACCGCCTTCTACGGCGACGCCACCTGGCATGCCACCCGCGCGCTCGACCTGTCGGCCGGCCTGCGCTATTCCCGCGACAAGGCGTCCACCCGATACGACGGCTCGACGCTCAATGGCACGACCTACGGTCAGGCCCCCTTCGGCGGCGCGGGCACGGCCTCCGGCAACACGGTGCTCGGCAAGCTGTCCGCCGGCTACCGCCTGTCGCCCGAATGGCGCGCATACGTCAACGCGGCGCAAGCTTACAAGCCCGGCGGCTACAACCTGGCCCCGTCCAACCCCGCCGATGCGCGCCCCTTCGGCAAGGAACGTGGCGTGAGCTACGAAGCCGGCGCGCGCTTTGACGGCGATGCGTTGCGCGCAGGCGCCGCCCTTTACCGCACCGACATCCGCGACGCGCAGCTCTATGTCAGCGACCAGATCGGCTATCAGCACATCGAGAACGTCGGCAACACGCGCTCCACCGGGGTCGAATTCGACCTGAGCTGGGACGTGACCTCGCAATGGACGCTGGGGCTGGATGGCTTTCTCAACCACACCACGTTCCGCAGCTTCAACAGCAGCGCCGTCTGCCCCGGCTGCGATGGCAACCGCGTGCCGTTTTCGCCGGGCTATGGCCTGAACGCCAGCGCCCGCGGCCATTTCGACCCGGGTGTCGGGCGGCTCTCGCCGGCCCTGATCGTGCGCCGGGTCGGCGCGCAGTTCTTCGACATCGGCAACAGCCTGCGCCAGGACGCCTACACACTGGTCGATCTCAGCCTGGCGTGGCGCATTCGGCCACAGGTCGAGGCCACGCTGTACGTCAACAACCTGACCGACCGGCGCTACCGCACCTACGCCTTCGGCGGTGGCGCGCGCGGCAGCTACGCGCAGGTCGATCCCGGCCGCACGGTGGGCCTGAACGTCGCCTTCGAATACTGA
- a CDS encoding MFS transporter produces the protein MPNASLARLPTARVIAAIGGICMVQSLVSGIAFQGVPTLLRDSGTPLDQVGLAYLAFLPWSLKFLWAPWIERYRLPHGQAGRRTRRIVLPGQWLLAALLFLLAVLGQPTLPALLAVLGLISLTAATVDIAGDAFAVEQLAARRRGWGNATQVGSSYVGMFLGAGLFVVLAGSHGWRVAAAAMGLLVLLLTLPFAGLREPARATDTPPHRPSLPHALGRSGVRLGLLITVVFQIGSRLGAGMTSPLLLDRGVPLASVGWINGAGAVVAGLAGTLLGALALQRWRAPRAVVAAMALQAAALILFVAGVAAPGLGLPAASPGWLVALTLFKAATAATGFVTLYAFLMGLASPAQAGVDFTLFQCADALVAMVGGVAAGWLAQHLGYGACFGIAAALGAAGLPVLSVLMRRAAPLSSSGE, from the coding sequence ATGCCGAACGCCTCCCTGGCGCGCCTGCCCACCGCGCGGGTCATCGCCGCCATTGGCGGCATCTGCATGGTCCAGAGCCTGGTCAGCGGCATTGCCTTCCAGGGCGTGCCGACGCTGCTGCGCGACAGCGGCACGCCGCTGGACCAGGTTGGCCTGGCCTACCTGGCCTTCCTGCCCTGGTCCCTGAAATTCCTGTGGGCGCCCTGGATCGAGCGCTATCGGCTGCCCCACGGGCAGGCGGGGCGCCGCACCCGCCGCATCGTGCTGCCTGGCCAGTGGCTGCTGGCCGCCCTGCTGTTCCTGCTGGCGGTCCTGGGGCAACCGACGCTGCCCGCGCTGCTGGCCGTGCTCGGCCTGATCTCGCTTACCGCGGCCACCGTCGATATTGCCGGCGACGCCTTCGCGGTCGAGCAATTGGCGGCGCGCCGGCGCGGCTGGGGCAATGCCACCCAGGTCGGCTCCAGCTACGTGGGCATGTTCCTCGGGGCCGGCCTGTTCGTGGTGCTGGCGGGCAGCCATGGCTGGCGCGTGGCGGCCGCCGCCATGGGCCTGCTGGTCCTGTTGTTGACCCTGCCGTTCGCCGGCTTGCGCGAACCGGCCCGCGCGACCGACACGCCACCGCATCGGCCCAGCCTGCCGCACGCGCTGGGTCGGTCCGGCGTGCGGCTGGGCCTGCTCATCACCGTGGTGTTCCAGATCGGTTCGCGGCTCGGCGCCGGCATGACCTCGCCGCTGTTGCTGGACCGCGGCGTGCCGCTGGCCTCGGTGGGCTGGATCAACGGCGCTGGCGCGGTCGTCGCGGGCCTGGCGGGCACATTGCTGGGGGCGCTGGCGCTGCAACGCTGGCGCGCGCCGCGCGCGGTGGTCGCGGCCATGGCCCTGCAGGCGGCCGCGCTGATCCTGTTCGTGGCCGGCGTCGCCGCGCCCGGCCTGGGACTGCCGGCCGCCAGCCCCGGCTGGCTGGTGGCGCTGACGTTGTTCAAGGCAGCCACCGCCGCCACGGGTTTCGTCACGCTGTACGCCTTTCTCATGGGCCTGGCGTCGCCGGCCCAAGCCGGCGTCGATTTCACGCTGTTCCAGTGCGCCGATGCGCTGGTCGCCATGGTTGGCGGCGTGGCCGCCGGTTGGCTGGCGCAGCACCTGGGCTACGGCGCCTGCTTCGGCATCGCCGCCGCACTGGGCGCGGCCGGCCTGCCTGTCCTTTCCGTCCTGATGCGGCGCGCCGCGCCGCTTTCGTCTTCTGGAGAATGA
- a CDS encoding helix-turn-helix transcriptional regulator, giving the protein MQTAHGPGHHCGHPLLPAAVIPAAWEALSRLEAFDEDLTMSVWSGAPGVDLDVAAEGPPMFCIAVFLEGQACMSIDGGVPLRAGPGMAVVQTGERGARGRFQMSGGQLVRLVDIRYSPAGLLRAGGRPLAALRGAFVLDHSVPTAGSLMAGFPAPPGLLRLAADVLDCRHENATARRLYMRAKALEALAIVLETMSGAAGEPPVAARERRQLAQARRLIEVRYGEEWTVPRLAREVGLSEKKLKAGFRQVAGRSVHAYLKSVRLEAAASMLEAGYRVTDAALATGFANLSHFSKSFRQAKGVAPRHWLDRPGARLR; this is encoded by the coding sequence GTGCAAACCGCCCACGGACCCGGGCACCATTGCGGCCATCCGCTCCTGCCGGCCGCGGTCATCCCGGCCGCCTGGGAGGCGCTGTCCCGCCTGGAAGCGTTCGACGAAGACCTGACCATGTCGGTCTGGAGCGGGGCGCCGGGCGTTGACCTGGATGTCGCCGCCGAAGGGCCGCCCATGTTCTGCATTGCGGTCTTCCTTGAGGGCCAGGCCTGCATGTCGATCGACGGCGGCGTGCCGCTGCGCGCCGGTCCCGGCATGGCGGTGGTGCAGACGGGCGAACGTGGGGCGCGCGGCCGTTTCCAGATGTCGGGCGGGCAGCTCGTCCGTCTGGTGGACATTCGTTATTCGCCCGCCGGGCTGCTGCGTGCCGGGGGCAGGCCGCTGGCGGCCTTGCGCGGTGCGTTCGTGCTGGATCACAGCGTGCCGACGGCCGGCTCGCTGATGGCGGGATTCCCGGCCCCGCCGGGCCTGTTACGGCTGGCCGCCGACGTGCTGGACTGCCGCCACGAAAACGCCACCGCGCGTCGCCTCTACATGCGCGCCAAGGCGCTCGAAGCCCTGGCCATCGTGCTGGAAACCATGAGCGGCGCGGCCGGCGAACCGCCGGTGGCGGCCCGCGAACGGCGCCAGCTGGCCCAGGCCCGGCGTCTGATCGAAGTCCGCTATGGCGAGGAATGGACGGTGCCGCGGCTGGCGCGGGAGGTCGGCCTGAGCGAGAAAAAGCTCAAAGCGGGCTTTCGTCAGGTGGCCGGCCGCTCGGTCCACGCCTACCTGAAGTCGGTCCGGCTGGAGGCCGCGGCGTCCATGCTGGAGGCCGGATACCGGGTCACCGACGCTGCGTTGGCCACCGGATTCGCCAACCTGAGCCATTTCAGCAAGAGCTTTCGCCAGGCCAAAGGAGTCGCCCCCCGGCACTGGCTTGACCGCCCCGGCGCCCGGCTGCGCTAA